The following proteins are encoded in a genomic region of Jaculus jaculus isolate mJacJac1 chromosome 13, mJacJac1.mat.Y.cur, whole genome shotgun sequence:
- the LOC101616195 gene encoding putative vomeronasal receptor-like protein 4 → MIWNNIVRTTIFPSLNGPGIMGNILIFVRHAYILVMGTDRKPIDLIIIHLAFSNLALICNIEIADMSTVFHQRNFLGDVGCKVVVFLARMARGLSICTTSLLSMVQAATINPRMTLWRKLKPQTAGQVLPYLLLFWLLNSLVSSNLLHYIIAVRTVNRSGVDTYGRYCYMTPSRLIVRWFFICLMTLRDVVFQSLMGWSSASMALHLHKHHKRVLYLHGSKCANNSSPLIRATESTLILMACFLFFYWADFIFSFHVGSTVTYDSVLIPVQKFLQLGYAVFSPFILFSRHLYVAKH, encoded by the coding sequence ATGATATGGAACAACATTGTCCGGACaaccatctttccttctcttaatggaCCTGGAATTATGGGGAATATCCTAATATTTGTGAGACATGCATATATTTTGGTCATGGGAACTGACAGAAAACCCATAGACCTCATCATCATTCACCTGGCATTTTCCAATCTGGCACTGATTTGTAACATAGAAATTGCAGATATGTCCACAGTATTTCACCAGAGAAACTTCCTAGGTGATGTTGGTTGTAAAGTTGTGGTGTTCCTGGCAAGGATGGCTCGAGGACTCTCCATCTGCACCACCTCTCTCCTCAGCATGGTCCAGGCTGCCACCATCAATCCCAGGATGACCCTGTGGAGAAAACTCAAACCACAGACTGCAGGACAGGTTCTTCCCTATCTTCTCCTCTTTTGGTTGTTAAATTCTCTGGTAAGCTCCAACTTGCTGCATTATATCATAGCAGTCAGGACTGTGAACAGATCTGGAGTTGACACATATGGTAGGTACTGCTATATGACTCCATCTAGGCTAATAGTGAGATGGTTTTTCATCTGTCTCATGACTCTTCGTGATGTCGTATTTCAGAGTCTCATGGGCTGGAGTAGTGCGTCCATGGCTCTCCATCTGCATAAACATCACAAGCGTGTCCTCTACCTTCATGGCTCCAAGTGTGCCAATAATTCAAGCCCATTAATCAGAGCCACAGAGAGCACTCTCATTCTCATGGCCTGTTTCCTGTTCTTTTATTGGGcagatttcattttctccttccacGTAGGATCCACGGTTACATATGATTCCGTACTCATACCGGTTCAAAAGTTTTTACAACTTGGTTATGCTGTTTTCAGCCCCTTTATCCTTTTCAGCAGACATTTATATGTTGCTAAACACTAG
- the LOC123454198 gene encoding putative vomeronasal receptor-like protein 4, producing the protein MIWNNIVRTTIFPSLNGPGIMGNILIFVRHAYILVMGTDRKPIDLIIIHLAFSNLALICNIEIADMSTVFHQRNFLGDVGCKVVVFLGRMARGLSICTTSLLSMVQAVTINPRMTLWRKLKPQTAGQVLPYLLLFWLLNSLVSSNLLHYIIAVRTVNRSGVDTYGRYCYMTPSRLIVRWFFICLMTLRDVVFQSLMGWSSASMALHLHKHHKRVLYLHGSKCANNSSPLIRATESTLILMACFLFFYWADFIFSFHVGSTVTHNSILVVVQNFLQVGYAVFSPFILFSRHLYVAKH; encoded by the coding sequence ATGATATGGAACAACATTGTCCGGACaaccatctttccttctcttaatggaCCTGGAATTATGGGGAATATCCTAATATTTGTGAGACATGCATATATTTTGGTCATGGGAACTGACAGAAAACCCATAGACCTCATCATCATTCACCTGGCATTTTCCAATCTGGCACTGATTTGTAACATAGAAATTGCAGATATGTCCACAGTATTTCACCAGAGAAACTTCCTAGGTGATGTTGGTTGTAAAGTTGTGGTGTTCCTGGGAAGGATGGCTCGAGGACTCTCCATCTGCACCACCTCTCTCCTCAGCATGGTCCAGGCTGTCACCATCAATCCCAGGATGACCCTGTGGAGAAAACTCAAACCACAGACTGCAGGACAGGTTCTTCCCTATCTTCTCCTCTTTTGGTTGTTAAATTCTCTGGTAAGCTCCAACTTGCTGCATTATATCATAGCAGTCAGGACTGTGAACAGATCTGGAGTTGACACATATGGTAGGTACTGCTATATGACTCCATCCAGACTAATAGTGAGATGGTTTTTCATCTGTCTCATGACTCTTCGTGATGTCGTATTTCAGAGTCTCATGGGCTGGAGCAGTGCGTCCATGGCTCTCCATCTGCATAAACATCACAAGCGTGTCCTCTACCTTCATGGCTCCAAGTGTGCCAATAATTCAAGCCCATTAATCAGAGCCACAGAGAGCACTCTCATTCTCATGGCCTGTTTCCTGTTCTTTTATTGGGcagatttcattttctccttccacGTAGGATCCACGGTTACACATAATTCCATACTCGTAGTGGTTCAAAATTTTTTACAAGTTGGTTATGCTGTTTTCAGCCCCTTTATCCTTTTCAGCAGACATTTATATGTTGCTAAACACTAG
- the LOC101615904 gene encoding putative vomeronasal receptor-like protein 4, whose amino-acid sequence MIWNNIVRTTIFPSLNGPGIMGNILIFVRHAYILVMGTDRKPIDLIIIHLAFSNLALICNIEIADMSTVFHRRNFLGDFGCKVVVFLGRLARGLSICTTSLLSMVQAVTINPRMTLWRKLKPQTAGQVLPYLLLFWLLNSLVSSNMLHYISAVRTVNRSGVHTYGGYCYMTPSRLIVRWFFICLMTLRDVVFQILMGWSSVSMALHLHKHHKRVLYLHGSKCANNSSPLIRATESTLILMACFLFFYWADFIFSFYISSIVTYDSILLMIILFLQVGYAVFSPFILICRHLHVAKG is encoded by the coding sequence ATGATATGGAACAACATTGTCCGGACaaccatctttccttctcttaatggaCCTGGAATTATGGGGAATATCCTAATATTTGTGAGACATGCATATATTTTGGTCATGGGAACTGACAGAAAACCCATAGACCTCATCATCATTCACCTGGCATTTTCCAATCTGGCACTGATTTGTAACATAGAAATTGCAGATATGTCCACAGTATTTCACCGGAGAAACTTCCTAGGTGATTTTGGTTGCAAAGTTGTGGTGTTCCTGGGAAGGCTGGCTCGAGGACTCTCCATCTGCACCACCTCTCTCCTCAGCATGGTCCAGGCTGTCACCATTAATCCCAGGATGACCCTGTGGAGAAAACTCAAACCACAGACTGCTGGACAGGTTCTTCCCTATCTTCTCCTCTTTTGGTTGTTAAATTCTCTGGTAAGCTCAAACATGCTGCATTATATTTCAGCAGTCAGGACTGTGAACAGATCTGGAGTTCATACATATGGTGGGTACTGCTATATGACTCCATCCAGACTAATAGTGAGATGGTTTTTCATCTGTCTCATGACTCTTCGTGATGTCGTATTTCAGATTCTCATGGGCTGGAGCAGTGTGTCCATGGCTCTCCATCTGCATAAACATCACAAGCGTGTCCTCTACCTTCATGGCTCCAAGTGTGCCAATAATTCAAGCCCATTAATCAGAGCCACAGAGAGTACTCTCATTCTCATGGCCTGTTTCCTGTTCTTTTATTGGGcagatttcattttctcattctaCATAAGTTCCATAGTTACATATGATTCCATACTCTTAATGATTATCCTTTTTTTACAAGTTGGTTATGCTGTTTTCAGCCCCTTTATTCTTATCTGCAGACATCTCCATGTTGCTAAAGGCTAG